One Nitrosopumilus piranensis genomic region harbors:
- a CDS encoding glycosyltransferase: MKKFTVLIPHNKSPHLHDLLTQQCKNICAELSKNTQLEVIWVKFPTDELKTSEMNDPKIIDSTKYNNALEILNEINPDCVMVNSSLDFHNIEFALSSKFKKIPLIVLFFRSYLRLNAHSTFETFRSRVRNAFKNQGIKSISTKTTTTSSTIFFLKQYSYLFRTLRSINYSFPHTILFLLKYTKLGLFSYSPIDKMISGNANLCTTSNWPEKLISAGFDSSSIFVVGDPYYDTMFFNLNKQEAKNTPQNSKIKILFCPSARHEHGLCSKHSEQEMIINSVNEILKFDNFEIAIKIHPSSASWSEYENEILPKLSHKINLYKNEDLAELVNQYDVMLTYGGTGAIHYAAFLKKPIVNLDFQNDSTGENLFTHKDIVVSCYNLKSLKSSIETAYQKTILQKDCDDYIEKYIGRFDGKNSERAALQIIKTIKENKIKKKIFYIDRFTNWTAQIFEGLQEIINKGHDYEIFFVGPQKKNLRTWLSDQNVKDSKRIWHYGHFVRSLFSYIKKEKPLIVHFSFEWRMFGPIFASLKLPLLLFLLKTQTKSKIIVDLRAPLVSKQSGKWEIMNDIIPVKLPKPVIELFMKIFIKMICGFSHKIIVDAPGNKDGLIDFYRIESNKIEVNTLILPPQKKSTNLEKTRISTKFSDKKIILCFGVITSRKSYDIIIKSFSKIHHKIPDHVLVIAGLADDDAKPYEKMLKNLVQKLNLENRVFFVGYVNDDESEDLFDMAEIALYIYRPYPDSSGALFYAIYHGTPCIVSNSETFTEILDYDDALFVEHGDENQLSNSIFELATNSDLREKFKQKMIKVSEKTSKLTTSKKYLEIYKNAIQKSDVN; encoded by the coding sequence ATGAAGAAATTCACTGTGTTGATACCTCATAACAAATCACCACATCTCCATGACTTATTAACACAACAATGTAAAAACATATGCGCTGAATTAAGCAAAAATACCCAACTAGAAGTTATTTGGGTTAAATTTCCTACAGATGAATTAAAAACCTCTGAGATGAATGATCCAAAAATTATTGATTCTACAAAATATAATAATGCATTAGAAATTTTGAATGAAATAAATCCTGATTGCGTGATGGTAAACAGCTCATTAGATTTTCATAATATTGAATTCGCATTGTCCTCAAAATTTAAAAAAATTCCTTTAATTGTACTGTTTTTTAGAAGTTATCTACGCCTAAATGCTCATTCTACATTTGAAACATTTAGATCACGTGTTAGAAATGCATTCAAAAATCAAGGTATAAAAAGTATTTCTACTAAAACTACCACTACCAGCTCTACAATCTTTTTTCTAAAACAATATTCTTACTTATTTAGAACATTAAGATCTATAAATTACAGTTTTCCTCATACTATTCTATTTCTTTTAAAATATACTAAGCTGGGATTGTTTTCCTATAGTCCCATAGATAAGATGATAAGCGGAAATGCAAATTTATGCACTACCTCAAATTGGCCTGAAAAATTAATTTCTGCAGGGTTTGATTCTTCATCTATATTTGTTGTTGGAGATCCATATTATGATACTATGTTTTTTAATCTAAATAAACAAGAAGCAAAAAATACCCCACAAAATTCAAAGATCAAAATTTTATTTTGTCCCTCTGCACGACACGAACATGGATTATGTTCAAAACATTCCGAACAAGAAATGATTATCAACTCAGTAAATGAAATTTTAAAGTTTGATAATTTTGAAATAGCAATAAAAATTCATCCCTCAAGTGCTTCATGGAGCGAATATGAAAATGAAATTTTACCAAAATTATCTCATAAAATCAATTTATACAAAAATGAAGATTTGGCAGAACTTGTTAATCAATATGATGTGATGTTAACATATGGTGGAACAGGAGCAATTCACTATGCAGCTTTTCTAAAAAAACCTATAGTAAATTTAGATTTTCAAAATGATTCTACTGGAGAAAATTTGTTTACTCATAAAGACATAGTTGTTTCCTGCTATAACTTAAAATCATTGAAATCTTCTATTGAAACTGCATACCAAAAAACAATCCTTCAAAAAGATTGTGATGATTATATTGAAAAATATATTGGAAGATTTGATGGCAAAAATTCTGAACGAGCTGCTCTACAAATTATTAAAACTATAAAAGAAAATAAAATTAAAAAGAAAATATTTTATATTGATAGATTCACAAATTGGACTGCTCAAATCTTTGAGGGTTTACAAGAAATAATAAACAAAGGACATGATTATGAAATTTTTTTCGTAGGTCCACAAAAAAAAAATCTACGTACATGGTTATCTGATCAAAATGTAAAAGATTCTAAACGAATATGGCATTATGGTCATTTTGTTAGAAGTTTATTCTCTTATATTAAAAAAGAAAAACCCCTTATCGTTCATTTTTCATTTGAATGGAGAATGTTTGGACCTATTTTTGCATCATTAAAACTTCCACTTTTGTTATTTCTATTAAAAACACAAACAAAATCAAAAATTATTGTAGATTTACGAGCCCCATTAGTTTCTAAACAATCAGGAAAATGGGAAATAATGAATGATATTATTCCTGTAAAACTTCCCAAGCCTGTAATAGAATTATTCATGAAAATTTTTATTAAAATGATTTGTGGATTTAGCCATAAAATTATTGTGGATGCTCCAGGCAACAAAGATGGTTTAATTGATTTTTATAGAATTGAATCAAATAAAATTGAAGTTAATACATTAATTCTTCCACCACAAAAAAAATCTACTAATTTAGAAAAAACACGAATTAGCACAAAATTTTCTGACAAAAAAATAATTTTATGTTTTGGTGTTATTACTTCAAGAAAATCTTATGATATAATTATCAAAAGTTTTAGTAAAATCCATCATAAAATACCAGATCATGTATTAGTTATTGCAGGTTTGGCAGATGATGATGCAAAACCTTATGAGAAAATGTTGAAAAATTTGGTACAAAAACTGAATTTAGAAAACCGTGTATTTTTTGTTGGCTATGTTAATGATGATGAATCTGAAGATTTGTTTGATATGGCAGAAATTGCATTATACATTTATCGTCCTTATCCTGATTCTTCAGGAGCTTTATTTTATGCAATTTATCATGGAACTCCTTGTATTGTTTCTAATAGTGAAACTTTTACAGAAATTCTTGA
- a CDS encoding NAD-dependent epimerase/dehydratase family protein: MKIFVTGMTGFLGDQLGSKLLQKGHTLGTLVRNVSSSDRALAPNTESMIRGDKKKGISYFYGDLTDYLTIQDALSSFKPDVIIHLGAQTSVAYSFTHVTEVLNVNFMGVVNMAEAARRTLPKLKHFIFSGSAEEYGVQTKFPIPENVELQAASPYAVAKIASEKFLKYLYDAYGFPAIIFRNANSYGRKHNHQFVIESIIHQMYNNKSLIKLGDPRPSRDFVFEPDLLAAYILAAESKNNKLHGESINISTGRAVTIKELALKLARITGYKGKIQWNSFPKRAMEIPKLQMSNSKAIKLLKWKPSVTLDQGLKITASYYKPT, encoded by the coding sequence ATGAAAATATTCGTCACTGGTATGACTGGTTTTCTTGGGGATCAACTTGGTTCAAAATTACTTCAAAAAGGCCATACTCTTGGAACCTTAGTTAGAAATGTATCTTCCTCTGATCGTGCATTAGCCCCAAATACTGAATCTATGATTAGAGGTGACAAGAAAAAAGGCATTTCATACTTTTATGGTGACTTAACAGACTATCTTACGATTCAAGATGCATTATCTAGTTTCAAACCTGATGTTATAATTCATTTAGGTGCTCAAACATCTGTTGCATACAGTTTCACACATGTAACTGAAGTACTTAACGTAAATTTCATGGGTGTTGTAAATATGGCTGAAGCAGCCAGACGTACACTCCCAAAATTAAAACATTTCATCTTTTCTGGTTCTGCTGAAGAATATGGTGTACAAACCAAATTCCCAATTCCAGAAAATGTTGAATTACAAGCAGCAAGTCCTTATGCTGTAGCAAAGATTGCTTCTGAAAAATTTCTCAAGTATTTGTATGATGCATATGGGTTCCCTGCAATAATTTTTAGAAATGCGAATTCTTATGGTAGAAAACATAACCATCAATTTGTAATTGAAAGTATTATTCATCAAATGTATAATAACAAATCATTGATTAAACTAGGTGATCCTAGACCTTCACGAGATTTTGTTTTTGAACCTGATTTACTTGCTGCATATATTTTAGCAGCAGAAAGTAAAAATAACAAATTACATGGTGAGTCCATCAATATTTCTACTGGAAGAGCAGTAACAATAAAAGAACTAGCATTGAAACTTGCAAGAATTACCGGTTACAAAGGTAAAATTCAATGGAACAGCTTTCCTAAAAGGGCAATGGAGATTCCAAAATTGCAAATGTCTAATTCTAAAGCTATCAAGCTTTTAAAATGGAAACCAAGTGTTACACTAGATCAGGGATTGAAAATTACTGCATCATATTATAAACCAACTTGA
- a CDS encoding type II toxin-antitoxin system RatA family toxin, with amino-acid sequence MISKQQTLLLCIYSAIFISLVIYVTLPTEYREITTEKNFVKIVNIEKKQLFDLMADVSNYPSVLRENFLDVEIIEQNSNVLVAKETIYENGITATLTVKHIVTPYENHVLEILDGDAKGTKITIIFEDVDYGTKVSIKSEMHLTGLLIPFAYLPDSNLNHATNTVIDSFVNYIKNN; translated from the coding sequence TTGATTTCTAAACAACAAACTCTTCTATTATGCATATATTCTGCAATATTCATATCTCTAGTAATTTATGTGACTTTGCCTACAGAATATCGAGAAATTACTACAGAAAAGAATTTTGTTAAAATTGTAAATATAGAAAAAAAACAATTATTTGACTTAATGGCAGATGTTTCAAACTATCCTTCTGTTCTTCGAGAAAATTTCTTAGATGTAGAAATTATTGAACAAAATTCTAATGTTTTAGTTGCTAAAGAAACTATATATGAAAATGGTATTACTGCAACATTAACTGTAAAACATATAGTAACACCATATGAAAATCATGTTTTAGAAATTCTTGATGGTGATGCTAAAGGAACAAAAATCACAATTATTTTTGAAGATGTTGATTATGGTACAAAAGTATCAATAAAATCTGAAATGCATTTAACTGGATTACTCATACCTTTTGCATATCTTCCTGATTCCAATCTAAATCATGCAACTAATACTGTTATTGATAGTTTTGTAAATTATATTAAAAATAATTAA
- a CDS encoding DegT/DnrJ/EryC1/StrS family aminotransferase: MKKIFQIEPSIGIKEKQELLSVIESGWYTEAKKTRKFEKMFTEFIGIKYACAVTSGTVALYLGLKSLGIGYGDEVIVPDLTFVASPNAVEMTGAKPVLVDIEPIAMNLDFNKLMKLITKKTKAVMLVAHNGRSININKLSKFAKKNNLFLIEDAAHAIGSYYGKHHIGTQSDVAAFSFSIPKIITTGQGGMVITNKKNIYKKLLTLKDFGRSFEDKQKMNKVFVHDTIGYNFKFTEFQAAMGVAQMNKLSSNIKKKKELYKFYKKHLSHIPEIEFVETNLKEQTIWFVDILLKTEKLKLKLMKFLEQKNIQTRPFFPPLHTLPPYKMKDDLFKVSSSISKRGLFLPSSTTLTKSQLRYVCRKINEFFEQ, translated from the coding sequence TTGAAAAAAATTTTCCAAATTGAACCATCAATTGGCATTAAAGAAAAACAAGAATTACTTTCTGTTATTGAATCTGGTTGGTATACTGAGGCAAAAAAAACTAGAAAATTTGAAAAAATGTTTACTGAATTTATTGGGATAAAATATGCTTGTGCTGTTACATCTGGAACTGTAGCTCTGTATCTTGGACTTAAATCATTAGGAATTGGATATGGTGATGAAGTTATTGTGCCTGATTTAACATTTGTAGCATCTCCAAATGCAGTAGAGATGACTGGTGCAAAACCTGTACTTGTTGATATTGAGCCTATTGCTATGAATTTAGATTTTAATAAACTGATGAAATTGATAACCAAAAAAACTAAAGCTGTAATGCTTGTAGCCCACAATGGTCGTTCTATAAATATAAACAAACTTTCTAAATTTGCCAAGAAAAATAATCTTTTTTTGATTGAAGATGCTGCCCATGCAATTGGATCTTATTATGGGAAACATCATATTGGCACTCAAAGTGATGTTGCAGCATTTTCTTTTAGCATACCTAAAATAATTACTACTGGTCAGGGAGGAATGGTTATTACAAATAAAAAAAATATTTATAAAAAATTGCTTACCCTAAAAGATTTTGGAAGATCTTTTGAAGATAAACAAAAAATGAACAAGGTGTTTGTTCATGATACTATAGGTTATAATTTCAAATTTACAGAATTCCAAGCTGCAATGGGAGTTGCACAAATGAATAAATTATCTTCAAATATAAAAAAGAAAAAAGAACTATACAAATTTTATAAAAAACATTTGTCACACATTCCTGAAATTGAATTTGTTGAAACGAATTTAAAAGAACAAACAATTTGGTTTGTAGACATTCTTTTAAAAACTGAAAAATTAAAATTAAAACTTATGAAATTTCTTGAACAAAAAAATATTCAAACTAGGCCCTTTTTTCCACCTCTTCATACTCTTCCCCCTTATAAAATGAAAGATGATTTATTCAAAGTATCTTCATCAATTTCTAAACGAGGTTTGTTTTTACCGTCATCTACTACTCTCACCAAATCTCAATTGAGATATGTATGTCGGAAAATTAATGAGTTTTTTGAACAATGA
- a CDS encoding NAD-dependent epimerase/dehydratase family protein, whose translation MKNNFILVTGGAGYIGSVLTRKLVEKGYKVRILDSLIYGKQGIEELIDNSSVEFIKGDIRDEKIVKESIKGIDCIVHLSAIVGEPLCKKIPEAAKQINELATKKLIDLSKLEGVKRFIFSSTCSNYGTSDGIANEESDLHFLSLYSECKVHSEKYILDSKTDNFETCVLRFATAFGLSPRMRFDLLLQEFIRDALVNKEIILFGANYWRPLVHVNDISNACILSINGKTEKISGQVYNVGDDSQNYTKQDLAKIIQDKIPSTKISIVESKKDPRNYQVSFKKIKEQLGFSITKSAKDGIDEIINEVNNNNLDPQESEFSNMSKLTEKVNVY comes from the coding sequence ATGAAAAATAATTTCATTTTAGTTACAGGTGGTGCAGGATATATTGGAAGTGTTCTTACAAGAAAACTAGTAGAAAAAGGATACAAAGTTAGAATTTTAGATTCACTTATTTATGGAAAACAAGGAATTGAAGAACTTATTGATAATAGTTCAGTTGAATTTATTAAAGGTGATATTCGTGATGAAAAAATTGTTAAAGAATCGATCAAAGGAATTGATTGTATAGTACATTTATCCGCAATTGTCGGAGAGCCATTATGTAAAAAAATTCCAGAAGCTGCAAAACAAATTAATGAATTAGCTACAAAAAAATTAATTGATTTAAGTAAGCTAGAGGGAGTGAAACGTTTCATTTTTTCGTCAACATGTAGCAATTATGGAACAAGTGATGGGATTGCAAATGAAGAAAGTGATTTACACTTTCTTAGTTTATATTCAGAATGTAAAGTACATTCAGAAAAATATATTTTAGATTCAAAAACTGACAATTTTGAAACTTGTGTATTAAGATTTGCCACAGCATTTGGATTATCACCTAGAATGAGATTTGATTTACTTTTACAAGAATTTATTAGAGATGCTTTGGTTAACAAAGAAATAATTTTATTTGGTGCAAACTATTGGCGTCCACTAGTACATGTAAATGACATATCTAATGCATGTATTCTATCTATTAATGGAAAAACTGAAAAAATTTCAGGCCAAGTTTACAATGTAGGAGATGATTCTCAAAATTACACAAAACAAGATTTGGCAAAGATTATTCAAGATAAAATACCCTCAACAAAAATTTCAATTGTAGAATCAAAAAAAGATCCAAGAAATTACCAAGTTTCATTTAAAAAAATTAAAGAACAATTAGGTTTTTCAATAACAAAATCAGCAAAAGATGGAATTGACGAAATAATTAATGAAGTAAATAATAATAATTTAGATCCACAAGAGTCAGAATTTTCGAATATGTCCAAATTAACAGAGAAAGTTAATGTTTACTAG
- a CDS encoding pentapeptide repeat-containing protein: MKNKLVKWMLYPKFSKGSLVISIVLVIVLTITIPELLSLNEIDKIYLENEIKCDINKIQSNIEYNSKKNSYLNLDYSNCDFEGIVINKIDLEFGNMKFANLENAQISNANLKNTNFFRANLYNANLENSDLTNSNLERVNIENANLKNSKLNGAYFYGVNFNNVTLYNASFYKAHLAGSNFTNVDLNGVNFTDAIFYVENLGETIFKNCTGFERCE, encoded by the coding sequence TTGAAAAATAAATTGGTAAAATGGATGCTATATCCAAAATTTAGTAAAGGTAGTTTAGTAATTTCTATAGTTTTAGTAATTGTATTAACAATAACAATTCCAGAATTATTAAGTCTAAATGAGATAGATAAAATATATTTAGAAAATGAAATAAAATGTGATATTAATAAAATACAGAGTAATATAGAATATAATTCAAAAAAGAATTCTTATCTAAATTTAGATTATAGTAATTGCGATTTTGAAGGTATAGTTATTAATAAAATTGATTTAGAATTTGGAAATATGAAATTTGCCAATTTAGAAAATGCTCAAATATCTAACGCTAATTTAAAAAATACTAATTTCTTTCGTGCAAATTTATACAACGCAAATTTAGAGAATAGTGATTTAACAAATTCAAATCTAGAGCGAGTAAATATAGAAAATGCAAATTTGAAAAATTCAAAATTAAATGGAGCATATTTCTATGGAGTAAATTTCAATAATGTAACATTGTATAATGCTAGTTTCTATAAAGCACACTTAGCAGGTTCAAATTTTACTAATGTTGATTTGAATGGTGTTAATTTTACAGATGCTATATTTTATGTTGAAAATTTGGGAGAGACAATTTTTAAAAACTGTACAGGTTTTGAAAGATGTGAATAA
- a CDS encoding polysaccharide deacetylase family protein yields the protein MVKNLLSIDLEDYFCDLPFNKWKKYDSRIEKTTDKILDLLDKYNHQATFFSLGYIGEKFPELIEKIIKKGHEIASHGYYHKDLRKISKEIFEEDLLKSIKTLEQISGEKILGFRAPFFSIDENNFEVFHIMKKYLKYDSSVFPVKTPLYGLPNAPRKIYKMNVDNPLIKNDEGDFLEIPLATIRIPIIGNIPIAGGFHLRFLPIKFLKFGINHLNKTGNVAMCYIHPKDLDPKMPHIPEYAWHYYWGLNSAAKKFEYLLKNFKFSSVRDSVSF from the coding sequence TTGGTTAAAAATTTACTTTCTATTGACTTAGAAGATTATTTTTGTGATCTTCCATTCAATAAATGGAAAAAATATGATAGCAGGATTGAAAAAACAACAGATAAAATTTTAGATTTGCTTGACAAATATAATCACCAAGCTACATTTTTTTCATTAGGATATATTGGAGAAAAATTTCCAGAGCTTATCGAAAAAATTATTAAAAAAGGACATGAAATTGCAAGCCACGGGTATTATCATAAAGATTTAAGGAAAATTTCAAAAGAAATTTTTGAAGAAGACTTGTTAAAATCCATTAAAACTTTAGAACAAATTTCTGGAGAAAAGATATTGGGTTTTAGAGCTCCATTTTTTTCAATTGATGAAAATAATTTTGAAGTATTTCACATCATGAAAAAATATCTAAAATATGATTCTAGTGTTTTTCCAGTAAAAACTCCATTATATGGACTTCCAAATGCGCCAAGAAAAATTTACAAAATGAATGTAGATAATCCACTAATAAAAAATGATGAAGGAGATTTTTTAGAGATTCCTTTAGCTACTATAAGAATACCAATTATTGGAAATATCCCCATTGCAGGAGGATTCCACTTGAGATTTTTACCAATTAAATTTTTGAAATTTGGAATAAATCATTTGAATAAAACAGGGAATGTAGCAATGTGTTACATTCATCCAAAAGATCTTGATCCAAAAATGCCACATATTCCAGAATATGCCTGGCATTATTATTGGGGGCTAAATTCTGCTGCAAAGAAATTCGAGTATCTTTTAAAAAATTTCAAATTTTCATCTGTGCGAGATAGTGTCTCATTCTAA
- a CDS encoding holo-ACP synthase translates to MKSRIFNIGIDIEEVTRFSNMPYEQKKSFYEKIFSPEEIKYCMKKSNPYPHFAARFCAKEATIKAVDKKKLNLFEIEVQMNNSKPVLKLPFSHNASVSLSHTNKFATAFVLFPINELE, encoded by the coding sequence ATGAAATCTAGAATTTTTAATATTGGAATAGATATTGAAGAAGTCACCCGATTTTCTAACATGCCTTATGAACAAAAAAAATCATTTTATGAAAAAATATTTTCACCTGAAGAAATCAAATATTGTATGAAAAAATCTAATCCTTATCCTCATTTTGCTGCAAGGTTTTGTGCAAAAGAAGCAACAATTAAAGCAGTTGATAAAAAAAAATTAAATCTTTTTGAAATAGAAGTTCAAATGAATAATTCTAAACCTGTATTGAAATTACCTTTTTCTCATAATGCATCTGTTTCATTATCTCATACTAACAAATTTGCCACAGCATTTGTATTATTTCCAATTAATGAATTAGAATGA
- a CDS encoding acyltransferase, giving the protein MLKFIVEVTLQPDDNFRIAEQELMKDYGYSGTWGRIKVRLRFLKSWIFHYFAYSSPIPNFSISMQRVRGVKIGKQCHMSPYVLIDLLYPHLVTIGDNVSIGSNVMIFAHSNMSANNHLHKIYPRKVGNVTIKSGAMIMPGTIITNNVTIGKNSVTAVGSVVASDVPDNCVVVGNPARVVKKIS; this is encoded by the coding sequence ATGTTGAAATTCATTGTTGAAGTAACATTGCAACCTGATGATAATTTTAGAATTGCAGAACAAGAATTAATGAAAGACTATGGTTATTCTGGCACTTGGGGCAGAATTAAAGTTAGATTGCGATTTCTTAAATCTTGGATATTTCATTACTTTGCATATTCGTCTCCCATTCCAAACTTTTCTATCTCAATGCAACGTGTAAGAGGAGTTAAAATAGGAAAACAATGTCATATGTCTCCTTATGTTTTAATTGATTTATTGTATCCTCATCTTGTTACGATTGGTGACAATGTATCAATTGGTAGTAATGTTATGATTTTTGCCCATTCTAACATGAGTGCAAATAATCATCTTCATAAAATATACCCTAGAAAAGTAGGTAATGTTACTATAAAATCCGGAGCAATGATTATGCCAGGTACCATAATTACTAATAATGTAACTATTGGAAAAAATTCTGTAACAGCTGTTGGTAGTGTGGTTGCATCAGATGTTCCTGATAATTGTGTTGTTGTTGGCAATCCTGCAAGAGTTGTTAAAAAAATATCTTGA
- a CDS encoding acyl carrier protein — MSKKLFEIIAHVMSIPVSEINDKSGPDTIESWDSFNGLVLLDELESTFGVKFSLEEITDVKTVEDIKKHLVNHGVNLDE, encoded by the coding sequence ATGTCTAAAAAACTCTTTGAAATCATAGCACATGTTATGTCAATTCCAGTTTCAGAAATTAACGACAAATCAGGTCCAGATACAATAGAATCATGGGATTCTTTTAATGGATTAGTATTATTAGATGAACTAGAAAGTACATTTGGTGTTAAATTTTCTTTAGAAGAGATTACAGATGTAAAAACAGTTGAGGACATTAAAAAACATCTAGTAAATCATGGAGTTAATTTAGATGAATGA
- a CDS encoding MaoC family dehydratase, with translation MNDEITVLDFSQIKIGMEKKFRIVVTEYMLESFANLSGDYNPLHMNENYATNTSFRKRICHGMLLSSFLSRLVGMYLPGQNALYISQSLKFHSPCFVNDKITIIGKVVSKSESTHIITLKTIIVNESGNCLVDGEAKVLLRE, from the coding sequence ATGAATGATGAAATAACGGTTTTAGATTTTTCTCAAATAAAAATTGGAATGGAAAAAAAATTTAGAATAGTGGTGACAGAGTATATGTTAGAAAGTTTTGCAAATTTATCAGGAGATTATAATCCATTACATATGAATGAAAACTATGCAACAAATACATCTTTTAGAAAACGCATATGTCATGGGATGTTATTATCTTCGTTTCTTTCAAGATTAGTAGGAATGTATCTTCCAGGTCAAAATGCATTATACATATCCCAATCTCTAAAATTCCATTCACCCTGTTTTGTTAATGATAAAATTACCATAATAGGCAAGGTAGTTTCAAAAAGTGAATCTACACACATTATTACATTAAAAACTATAATTGTAAATGAATCTGGAAATTGTTTGGTAGATGGAGAAGCAAAAGTTTTGTTGAGGGAATAA
- a CDS encoding SDR family NAD(P)-dependent oxidoreductase produces the protein MKNKRVLITGANGGIGSSITKAILENQGKVILFYHKNKDQIDKIIEDNLGQKTNIEIYQVDLSKKEEITNVLSKTIKNGIDIFIHAVTLPISHNKIQNIDWNEYQKNIDLQTKSFFEITRILIPTMKEKKRSRIISILSSYTIGTPPKSISPYVVGKYSLLGLVKCMATELAPTGITVNCISPSMTNTPLIDKFPKKLIEINAVQNPLGRILEPSDILSTILFLCEDNSDFITGQNIIISGGEIMY, from the coding sequence TTGAAAAATAAACGAGTTCTAATAACTGGTGCAAATGGTGGAATAGGTTCATCTATTACAAAAGCAATATTAGAAAACCAAGGAAAAGTGATTTTATTTTATCATAAAAATAAAGATCAAATTGATAAAATAATAGAAGATAATCTAGGACAAAAAACCAATATAGAGATATATCAAGTGGATTTATCAAAAAAGGAAGAAATTACTAATGTGTTATCTAAAACAATAAAGAATGGAATTGATATTTTTATTCATGCAGTAACATTGCCTATATCTCATAATAAAATTCAAAATATTGATTGGAATGAATATCAAAAAAACATAGATTTACAGACTAAATCATTCTTTGAAATTACAAGAATATTAATTCCCACAATGAAAGAAAAGAAAAGATCAAGGATTATTAGTATTTTATCATCATATACTATAGGAACACCACCTAAGAGTATCAGTCCATATGTTGTTGGCAAATACTCATTATTGGGTTTAGTAAAATGTATGGCAACAGAATTAGCACCCACTGGAATTACGGTGAATTGTATTTCACCTTCAATGACAAACACTCCTTTAATTGACAAATTTCCCAAAAAACTAATAGAAATAAATGCTGTTCAAAATCCTCTTGGTAGAATATTAGAACCTTCAGACATTCTTTCAACAATATTATTTCTATGCGAAGATAATTCAGACTTCATAACAGGTCAAAATATCATTATTAGTGGTGGAGAAATAATGTATTGA